The following nucleotide sequence is from Mytilus trossulus isolate FHL-02 chromosome 9, PNRI_Mtr1.1.1.hap1, whole genome shotgun sequence.
GATTCTAATTAGTTACCCTCTCTTATCGTATTGCAATATCTCGCTCatgcttgattttattttattgtacaatgATGATTTCATTATGCCGATCGTTTGTCTGAATTTACAAGTTATTTATCTCAACGAAAATGCATAAGGGCATCATTTTCtgtattgtaaaaattgtgaatACGTTAATATAAATACGTTGCAATATAATGactaatcaaataaatataacctGTATGCCTTCAACTCCAGCTTTACTTATTGATTTAATGATAACGTGAAATTCCTTTCCATCTGGAACATCGGGGTGATTCAGTCTGAAATGTGTATGGTGTTTGGTTGTTCGAAATGGCACTATGTCGGGGGCAGAACTGTGTGTGGTTGAGGACAGTCCCACTTCGTAATCATGAATTAATTTGTAATCAATTCCTGACTTCCAAAtcattttaaactgaaaataaaattattatttaatataattttacatatgAGATAGGAATACACACTTATTTTAGTATACCatagaaattttatagaaaatattgatGCAATATTAATGATTTCCAGTGTCAGTTTTCAGATATTGTTGAACTTATAATAAAATGTCTTTAATTGATCAAAGTTGTGTCTAATGAGTAGTCTTCTCATATACAATCATATCATTACATTTCCTTGCTGGCATTTCAGATAGAAACGTATTGATTTAGCGAGTACTATTAACAGGACAGTAACTTTTGCTATCTTAATACAACCCAGAAGAACAAAAGAACCATTGAAACTGCCATACTTAATATGGTCAACGTTCCACGTGATAGTACCGTGCGTTGTTTTAATAAAGAAAGACACACCAAAATGCAATGAATACTCACGGGCAAACATTCTTATTTGATGATTAACCATATCATCTTGGTCACATCATACCAGTTATTGAATTTCCACTTAATTGGTTATTTCCGTCTGACACGTTTGGGTATACATATGATATCGTTTATTaggatttgtttttcattcggaAAACATTTTGACGGTTAATCCCAAATTGTCTATTTTTGAACTTACATTCATCAAAGGTTGTGTTCGTTTATGACGGCATTTTGCACAATTCATCAGAGGACTTTAAAGATCAGACCAATCCAGATTTAGAGTATCGattcaatataaacatttaaccAGTGCAACTAAATATAGATGGAACTAACAAAATTCCCAAGTTTGGGTATACATGTGCATTATATATTTGTACAGCTGTCAAAATttgctttatttcttttcatgtcTGATTAAACATTATGATTTGGGTATTGCTGACAAGCGAATTGTAAAGTTGCTCTTTCTAAATCATGAAATCCAAGTTAACAaggttttctatttttttttgctgcTACTAGAATGACGACATTAAATAAATGGCAGACTATTTACATATTACTAGTAGCTACTCATACAAACCTGAGATGCTTTAACTACAACTGCTAGTATATTTAAGTTATCGGAGTGTTTACAGAGTTTGCTTCCGTAACGTGACAAGGGCTTACCAATAGGAAATACAGTTATATTTTGTTCTTTGGAAACGCTGAAATAAGAACATTAGTATCTTAAAGCCAGATCAATAGAAGTTACAGAAAAATAGAGTTACGTTTTAGTATCGAAAACTTCTATACATCTTGTTTGTAGTTGGCTGTTAACCGTGAAAAATGTTTCAGTAGATCAATGAtgtaatatctaaatattttgcttttttattcTCTACCATTATTAGATTGACACTATTTTAGTTGTTGATGTCGTTAGAATAATTTCAATTActgttggtattttttttaattttttgtggaAATTACTGAAATCTCCAGTTAATGTGTACTGTTTATATCAGAAGAGCACAAACTGAAGCACGAAATAACACTTGTGTACTTTCCTAGATTACCGGAAATTTATTCAAAGGTTTTACTTTTGAAATCGTAAGATATGTTATGGTTTGTTATGCAGACTGCAGAGAATTCATATTCTCTTGctcattgttttgtttgtttgtcgtAATTTTTATTGCTACTTCTGAGATGTTTCTTTGACAAGGTCACAACGTAGTAgaatatgaacaaaaaatgttttgaacaaGACTTATTTTGGAAAGATCTGTTTGTAGTCttcgaatacgtatacgtatatATCTTTCGACTTAATGCAATATTCCAATGGTTTTgttataatgtttataataaagagtgttttattctttaaaatttgttttgagaATAGTTTGATAAGTCACATGGTCGACTACATAACTTGATCGACCATTACCCGGTTAAAATTGACGAAATACTTTATCAAAAATCCATTATCATTTCTATGTTTATATTGGGCCTCTGCGTGACTTTCGGTTGTAAGAACACATATATCATCGTTTTATTTCCGGGGATAAAGGACTTCCTTACATTTCTGATAGGTTTAAGAGCCATTTTGTAGTGAGATTCACGTTGCTCATTCGATTGAAAACTATTTAAATACGATTTTCCTTTTCTCTgaaatttaaacttaatttatGTGTTATTGTTTCTTACTTGCAACTAGAACTGATATTCCCAACTAAATGTCTTTGTAAAACGTTATCAAGCAACCATACACTTCCAGTATTATCTTGTATAAGTATTGGCCTCGTTTTGGAACCTTCCAGTACGAAATCTTTCACATATGGCATAGTTGTCATTACAGTGACACCATCAGAACAGACAACATTTGAATGTTCCATCGCTCTATTAACAGCAACGACTGATATAAAATATGTTCCTTCATCGGGAGCATCAAAAGAAgcaaatgtattatatgttttcTGCGTCTACAATAAAGCATATAACTTCCTTTAAAGTCATTCCATTGGTTTATCATTATCAACAGGACATGTAAAggatattataataatttattggTGATCTATAGTTAGAAGGTATCacacatatttaattttcaacaagtCTTTTACGCATACACTTATGGCGTCAACAAAACTTAACCTGACTAAAACATACAGGGACCGTATCAAAATGTCGAAATATAGGGAATAAATGATCACGTTAAACTTGATTGGatgtaaaagatataatttttgTCATTCCTcttataatttcttttattactAATGGAGCTATTAAAACTACATTCCGATGTATGTGAAGTGAGCTtccggttcgttattcgatattcaatatccaaccggctgctagcagtcggttggatattcaaaatttagttgaaaaatataaaaaaaagggaatACTTAATAACATTAAAGCATGATTTTAATAGTTAAGAGGAGGAAATCGTGTCATGACCTCTTCTAACTGCCGTAAATTCTCGTTGTTCTCGAACATAAACCCTTTTTTAACtggcatatttgtttttatgtaatacagatttttttcaataaaagaacttcaaagatgtactttcatatatgttatttcaaaataaaatcgaACATTggcctgtgccctttgtcctgaaattgtgacatttttttagctGACAAGTTACAATATAAATACTCCGTAGATATCGaagatgacattattctggAAAATCCATGTGATACAACCTGTAAATATACCGAGTCTatgattttgttgaatttgatGGACTTTGAAAGGCCAGGGGGGTCTCGTCCTTATTTTAACGTTCTCAGGTATGTTTTCactatataatttgaatatccaactgtcACTTCGGACGCTCCGTAAACATGGAAGACAAGAAGTGTAGCCAAATTGCTTTTAGTCAAGTTTGTAACTACCTATAATCTAAATGTCTTCATAACATTAGAAAGATTGATAgatcaccattaccctgtgccctttgtcctgaaaatttgacaatttttagctgaaaagtgacaatataagccctccgtagatatcaAAGATGACATTATTCTGAAAAATCCTTTTGATACAACCTTtttatatacagagtctatatgTTTAGTGTACATTGAAAGAACAGGGAGGCATAACCGtgatttaagcggtctcaggtaggtttttactatttttttctgttttttcccCTAGATCTATATGTTTCAAGAGTGAtcggtttttaatttttgttttaatacatatcatatattaaattacatttttggcgtcgttttattgataaaaatccaTATAACATTaagacaaatacatgtatgcattgATAAGGGTTTATACTCGAGAACAACGAGAGGT
It contains:
- the LOC134684631 gene encoding uncharacterized protein LOC134684631, producing the protein MEHSNVVCSDGVTVMTTMPYVKDFVLEGSKTRPILIQDNTGSVWLLDNVLQRHLVGNISSSCNVSKEQNITVFPIGKPLSRYGSKLCKHSDNLNILAVVVKASQFKMIWKSGIDYKLIHDYEVGLSSTTHSSAPDIVPFRTTKHHTHFRLNHPDVPDGKEFHVIIKSISKAGVEGIQSIGPFIVDTTKPQFAGDQIDVNLVDENLIANWSVGAFVDPDDPFPMHFQYAVGK